The Acidobacteriota bacterium DNA window TCGAGCTCTACGGCTGGGTGACCCAGTTTGGCGGCCGTCCGACGCAATCGTTGCTGGATCGGATTCCGGTGCTCGAAAAAGAAATCAACGACGCGAACGCGGCGTTCGAAGCGATCATCGGGAAAGAGCTTGCGGGGGTGAACACGAAGCTCTCGAGTAAGAAGCTTGATCCGATCAAGGTGATGACGAAAGAAGAGTACGACAAGAAGCAGGAAAAGTAGCCCTGGGAGCGCAGCCCTGGGAGCGCAGCCCTGGGAGCGCAGGCATCCCTGCCTGCCTCCTCTAGCGCAACGCCAAGCAGGCAGGGATACCTGCGCTCCCAGGGTCAGTAGTTGCTCGGAAGGGTTCGCGCCGTGGTCGGAGTACTTGGATGTCGGTTAGACTGTACCTATGAGCACACCAACTGAAGCAAGAGTCACTACGTGTCCCTCGTGCGGCGCGAACAACCGAGTTCCTGCTGAAAAGCTTCGCGAGGGTCTTGAACCTGTTTGCGGCCAATGCAAGAGTCCGCTTCCTGTCTCGGCTCATCCTATGACAGTGACCGATGCGAATTTCGCGGAAGAAGTCGAGCGTTCGCCGCTGCCAGTGCTGCTGGACATGTGGGCTCCGTGGTGCGGGCCTTGCAGAATGATCGCACCGATAGTCGAGCAACTCGCGAGCGAGCTTGCGGGCCGCGTGAAGGTAGCCAAGCTCAACGCCGACGAGAACCCGATGACCGCGTCGCGCTTCAACGTTCGCAGCATTCCGACGCTGCTGGTGTTGAAGGATGGGCAAGAGGTCGATCGACTGGTCGGCGCGTTTCCGAAGCAAGAGATTCTGCGCAGAGTGCAGGCGGTGATTTGAGTAGTGAATGCAGGACCACCCATAGGCATTTAGCTAGCGGAGGAATCCGTTTGAATCACTCAGGCAGAACTCGGCTGGCATTTCTTCTAGCGCTGCTAGCGATCGCACCAACTGTCTTCGCTCAGGAGCCGCCGAGGGAAACCGGTACCTTTCGAAAGCCGGATCTTGTCGAGCTGATCAAACTCGATCGCACCATCAAGCTCGATATTCGATACGCAACTTCAAACAACTTCCTCGGACGGCCGGTATACAAAGAAGCTCGCGCGTTTCTTCAGCGGCCTGCCGCCGAAGCGCTCGTTCGAGTGAACAAGGCGCTGCGAATAAAAGGCTACGGGTTGATCATCCATGATGGCTACCGGCCGTGGTCGGTGACCAATATCTTCTGGGACGCGACACCCGCGGACAAGAAAGAATTCGTGGCGGATCCGAGTCAAGGCTCGCGTCACAATCGAGGCTGCGCGGTTGATCTCTCCCTCTTTGACTTGAAGACCGGCAAAGTAGTCGTGATGCCTTCCGGGTATGATGAGATGACCGAACGATCTCACATCAACTACACTGGCGGGACCGATGAGCAACGTCGATTGCGCGACATTCTGCGCGCTGCGATGGAAGCGGAAGGCTTCGCGGTGTACGAGCCCGAGTGGTGGCACTACGACTACAAGGATTGGAAAGAGTACCCGATTCTGAACATCAGTTTCTCGGAAATCCGGAGGCAGAAGTGAGCGGGTCCTAGCGCCGCCATTATTCTTTTCGACGTCTTCGGCTGCGCGGTAACCTGTGAGCGTCGAACCTCTGTCAGATAAAAGGGAGAGCTTATGCCTTTGTCAAAGAAGCTTCAGGAAGTCGTCGATAGGATCTCGCACAACAGAGAGAAACTGCTTCAGTCGGTTTCCGGTTTGAGCGACACGCAGCTCAATCACAAAGCAGAGGAAACCGCGTGGTCGGTCAGCGACGTCCTCAATCACGTTTCGCTGACCGATGAAGCCAATGCAAAGCTCACCTCAAACATGCTCAAGCGAGCGCGTGCGAGCAGCCTGCCGCCCGATCCTTCGCCCGAAGCCTCAGTGATCCATTCGATGGACGACATATTCGCGCGAATGAACACTGCGAAGTTTCAAGCGCCCGAATTTGTCGCGCCTCATTCGCACTCACCCGTGGATGAATCGCTGGCCAGGCTCAACGCTTCTCGCGAGAGAATGCTGGCGAATGTGGAACAGCTCGACGGATATAATCTGAGCGAGCTCACTTATCCGCACCCGTTCGCCGGAGACCTGAACACTTACCAATGGGTTTTGATGGCGGGCGCGCACGAGTTCAGACACGCCGAGCAGATCGATAGAATGAAATCGCAGCCCGGTTTTCCGGAGTGAGATCGAGGGGGACGGTGAGGTTCAGAGTTCAACCTTTAGGTTGCTTCCAACAGGTTGCTCTTCGAAAACAGCAAGCTAAAGCTTGAACTCTGAACGCTACGGGCGCGGCGTCACTTGCAGGTTCTGGTTGTCCAGCGTGAACCCGACAAACCCGATCATCATTTCTTCCCAGGTCTGCGGCCCCCAGCGAACGGCCTTCGCCGGATCAGTTGGTCATCCGAGCCGGCGAAAGGTTTATCTTCCCGCTGGCGAGACGATAGACTCCGGTTGCGATTCGCAGCTCTTTCTTTTCAACCAGTTCCTTTATGATGTCGCTCTGATCCAAAACGCTCTTGGTTTGAACCGCAACATTCTCATCGACAGCGAACGGGAGAATGTCTTTTGCGTCCGGATGCTTGCGCCGGGCGATAGCCACAGCGGGCTTGATCTTCTCGATGATGGCTTCGATGCCCGGAGAGAATTTGCCACCATCGACAGTTGCTTTCACCGCCCCACAGGACTCGTGCCCGAGCACAAAGAGCAGCTTCGAGTGAAGGTGCTCGGCTGCGTACTCGATGCTCCCGAGCGTGACCGGGTCAACGACGTTTCCGGCGACGCGAACGACGAAAAGCTTGCCGAGCGATTCATCAAAGACGATCTCAGGCGGAACGCGCGAGTCCGAGCAACTAAGAACGATCGCATATGGATGTTGTCCCTTTGTCAGCTCGGCTCGCTCGCGCTTGTAGTTTGCGTGGCTGTGCTTGCCCTTCACGAACCGCGTTTCCGTCCATCAGGCGCGCCAATAAATCTGCCTTCGACGTGGAAGACTTCTCTGATGACGCGGGGAGAGATAGCGGCCCGAGAAACAACAGGGCCGCGGCGACGAGACAGTATCCGAGTCCGAGTTTGAGAGACGGACATTGCTCGATTCTTTGCATGGTGAACCTCCGAGGATGGCTGCCATCCTATCGGCGTGGGTGCGGAATGCAACACGAGGTAGCATCGGCTTCGGCCTATGCAACGCCCTCCGGAGGTCTCATTGAAGAAACATGCTGCCGACATCATAATCAAGGTTCACGCAAATGCAAGAGCCCCAAAGATCAAGTTTGATCATCTCGCGCGACTCGGCGACGCGACTATCAGCCGCCGCCGAGTGGCTCAATAGCTATTCTCTCGATGCAGAGATCCTGATCGTCTCTCCGACGCGAGAAGCCGGCGACGAATTCGTCCGCAATGCGGCGTTATCGTCAGGGGCTCGCTTCGGACTCCAGCGGCTTACGCTCGACCGGCTTGCTGCCAGCCTCGCCGCGCCGGTACTCGCTCTGCGAGGCCTGGCGCCGACGACAAGCCTATCGCTCGAAGCCCTCACCGCGCGCGCGATTCACTTGCTTGTGTCAGACGGAGCGCTTTCGTACTTCGCTCCGGTGGCGAAGCGGCCGGGGTTTCCACGCGCGGTCTCGCGTACGCTGGATGAGCTTCGAATGAACAAGGTAGACATCGAAGCGATTCGTCGATTGCCGCGCGGCGGGCCGGATCTGGCCGCACTTGCCGAAAGCGTCGAACGCGAGCTTGCGTCGGCGAAGCTTGCCGATCGCTCCGCAATGTTCGAAGCCGCGACCCAAGCCGCAACAAGCGCGCTCCGTCCTTATCCGATAGGTCTGTCCTTGCTGATGCTCGATCTCTCGGTTGCTACCACTCGCGAAGCGGCCTTGCTTGAAGCGCTCGCCCAAACCGCGCCCCGCGTGCTCGCGATAGCAGCTCGAGGCGACACGCGAACGATCGCGAAGCTTCAGCCTGCAATGGGCTGTGAAGCCGAGGAAATCAGAGAGGGCGAACCAGCAAGCTCGCTCGCGACATTGAAGGCGCATCTGTTCGAAGACTCAAAGCCGGAGGAGTCGGAGCTGGACGAAAGCGTCACGCTCAGCTCGTCGCCTGGCGAAGCGCGCGAATGCGTCGAGATCGCCCGCCGAATTCAAGCAGAAGCCGGGCGCGAAATCCCATTTGATCGAATCGCGGTCTTTCTGCGTTCAGCCGGCGAGTACCGTCCGCACCTCGTAGAAGCTCTCCGGCGCGCAGCGATTCCCGCCTATTTCGCGAGAGGCACGACCCGGCCCGATCCCGCCGGGCGCGCGTTGCTCGCGCTGCTCGCGTGTAGAGCCGAGGACTTTTCCGCTCGCCGCTTCGCCGAGTACACCTCGCTCTCACAGGTGCCGGATCGCGAAGCTGCGCGCGACCCGGAAGCCGGCTGGACGCCGCCGCCGAACGAGCTTCTGCCGCGGGGGCTCGAACCTGAACCTTCCAGTGATACCGAGTCAGAGGCGGAACCGTTGCCGGTCGATCTCGAAAACACGGCTGAGATTGGAGGCTCGCTTCGCGCGCCATGGCGGTGGGAGCGATTGCTTGTTGACTCCTCGGTAATCGGCGGAAAAGAGCGATGGAGGAAGAGGATCGAAGGGCTCGAAGCTGAATTGCGATTGAGACGGCAGGAATTGATCGACGAAGGAGAAGAGACGCGCGCTGCGGGGCTTGATCGTCAGATTCGTGACATCGAACATCTTCGCGAGTTCGCGCTTCCGTTGATTGATGAGCTGGCGGCGTTACCTGATCGCGCGACCTGGGCAGAATGGTTGACTCATCTTCGCAAGCTTGCGCGGGCCGCGCTCCGAAATCCCGAGGGGGTGCTGGAGACGTTGGCCGAGCTTGAACCAATGTCGCCGGTCGGTCCGGTTGATCTCTACGAGGTTCAGATCGTTCTTGCGCCGCGTCTGCGCGAGCTGTCGGTTCCTCCGCCTCGCCGGCGCTACGGCGCGGTCTTCATCGGTTCAACCGACGCCGCGCGCGGAATGAGCTTCGATGTGGTGTTCGTGCCGGGGCTCGCCGAGAAGCTTTTCCCGCGAAAGCTGATCGAGGATCCGATACTTCTCGATGAGCAGCGCCGTCACATCGACGAGTGCGATTTGATGACTCAAAAAGATCGCGGGGACGCCGAGCGCCTCGCGCTGAGGCTGGCAGTGGGAGCCGCTTGCGAGCGAGTTCATCTGTCTTACCCGCGCATCGACGTTCAGCAAGCTCGCCCGCGCGTGCCTTCATTCTACGGACTCGAGGCTCTTCGCGCGGCGGAGGGTTATCTTCCCGGGTTCGACAAACTCGTATCGCGGGCGGAGTCGAGCGCGAGCGGGCGGCTCGGCTGGCCGGCGCCCACCGACCCACGGGTTGCGATCGACGAGGCGGAGTATGACCTGGCGCTTCTGGCGCCGCTGATTGGCGCCGACCCCGAGACAGTAGCGGGCACAGCCCACTATCTGCTCTCGACTAATCGTCATCTCGCGCGCGCATTGCGCGCTCGTTCAAGACGCTGGCTCAAGCGATGGACTCCGAGCGACGGACTTGTAGAACCGGATGATCTGGCTCGCGAAGCGCTCGCCGCCCATCAGCTCTCAGCGCGTTCGTTCTCGCCCACGGCGCTTCAGAACTACGCGGCCTGCCCGTATCGGTTTTTTCTTCAAGCCGTGCATCGGCTGCAGCCTCGCGAAGAACCGGCTGCCATCGAAGTGATCGATCCGCTCACGCGCGGGTCGCTGTTTCACAAGGTGCAGTACGAGGTGTTGACGATGCTGCGTGAGGCCGGGCTTTTGCCTCTCAATCCAGCGACGCGCGAGCGGGCTATCGCCCTGGTCGATGATGTGCTCAACCGGGTAGCATCGAGCTTTGAAGACAAGCTGGCGCCGGCGATCCCGCGTGTCTGGGAAGACGGCATCAACTCGATTCGCGCTGATCTGCGCGAGTGGCTTCGACGAGCTTCGGAGGCAGACGACGGATGGGTGCCTTACAAATTCGAGCTGTCGTTCGGGCTGGCCGATCGCGGCCGTGAAGACGAAGACCCGGCAAGCGTCGCCGACCCGGTGGCGGTCACCGGCGATTTGAAACTGCGAGGGTCTATCGACCTGGTCGAACGCCATGTCAGCGGCAAGCTTCGCGCGACCGATCACAAAACAGGCAAGGCGCGAGCGCGCGATGGAGTAGTCGTTGGCGGAGGCCAGCACTTGCAGCCGGTGCTTTACGCGCTGGCCTGCGAGAGGCTGCTCGAGGCGCCGGTCGAATCAGGGCGGCTTTATTACTGCACCAGCGCCGGCGGCTTCACGGCCGTCGAAGTTCCTCTCGATGACTTCAGCCGTGGCACTGCTGGAATAGTAATCGAAACGATCGGGCGGGCGCTTGCAGAAGGCTTTCTTCCGGCGGCCCCAGCACGAGGCGCCTGCGATTGGTGCGACTATCGCGCCGCGTGCGGGCCTCTCGAATACATCCGAACATCGCGCAAGCCGGGCGACTTGCTGTTCGAGCTCAAGCGTCTGAGGGAGCTGCCGTGACGAAGCCTCACAAAGCGGCGCTCGCCGATCAAGCTGCGCGGGATCGGATTCGCAACGACTTCGACACAACTCTTGTCGTCGAGGCGGCAGCAGGCACGGGCAAGACCAGCGAGCTGGTTGGCCGCATCGTCGCGGGCATCAAGTCAGGCCGCGTCAAGCTCAATAAAATCGTCGCCGTCACCTTCACTGATGCCGCCGCCGGCGAGTTGAAGCTCCGTCTGCGAGACGCGATCGAACAACATCGCCAAGACCCGCAGTGTCCGGCTGAAGCTCGGGAGCTTCTTAAGGACTCGCTGCCGCAGCTTGAAGAAGCCCGCATCGGCACTATTCATTCCTTCTGCGCCGATCTGCTGCGCGAGCGTCCGGTCGAAGCCGGCATAGATCCTCTGTTCGATGTAGCCCCGGAAGACACTGCGCGGCCGCTATTCGAACTTGCATTCGATCGCTGGTTCGAACAGCAGCTTGCAAATCCCGGCGAAGCCGTTCGGCGCATTCTGAGAAGACGCCCACGCCGCGAATACCGTAGAGATCTTCCCGGCATTCTCGCGCGCCGCCCGCGCGATGCGGGTCCCAAGCGCGCGCTTCGTGGCGCCGCGAGAGAGTTGATCGAGCGCCGCGATTTTCCGGCTCAGTGGCGGCGCAATCCCGAGTTCGATCTGGAAGCGGCGATTGATGGGTTGATCGCCGAAATGACCTCGCTTGCCCAGTGGGCGGACTCCGGCAGCGCAAACGACTACTTCTTGAAGTCGCTCAAAGAAATCAAGGTGTTCATCGAAGAGGTGAATCGCGTTGAAGAGGTTGCCGGCCGCGACTACGACGGACTTGAAGCAACGCTCACCGAGATGAATCGCGGCAAGCACTGGAAGTGGGTCGGCTATGCGTCGAGCAAGATCAGCTATCCGAGAGACGAGTTGATCGCGCGGCGCAACGCGGTCAAAGAGAGCTTGCAGGGTTTCGTCGATCAGGCTGGAGCCGACCTCGCTCCTCGACTGCGAGACGAGCTGTGGCCGGTGATTGAAGAATATGAAAGATTGAAAGAGCGCGCGGGCTGTTTGGACTTTTTGGATCTGTTGCTTCGCTCGCGCGACCTTGTAAAAGAGAACGCCTCGGTGCGAGCCGAGCTGCAACAACGCTTCACTTACATTTTC harbors:
- the trxC gene encoding thioredoxin TrxC — protein: MSTPTEARVTTCPSCGANNRVPAEKLREGLEPVCGQCKSPLPVSAHPMTVTDANFAEEVERSPLPVLLDMWAPWCGPCRMIAPIVEQLASELAGRVKVAKLNADENPMTASRFNVRSIPTLLVLKDGQEVDRLVGAFPKQEILRRVQAVI
- a CDS encoding M15 family metallopeptidase: MLAIAPTVFAQEPPRETGTFRKPDLVELIKLDRTIKLDIRYATSNNFLGRPVYKEARAFLQRPAAEALVRVNKALRIKGYGLIIHDGYRPWSVTNIFWDATPADKKEFVADPSQGSRHNRGCAVDLSLFDLKTGKVVVMPSGYDEMTERSHINYTGGTDEQRRLRDILRAAMEAEGFAVYEPEWWHYDYKDWKEYPILNISFSEIRRQK
- a CDS encoding DinB family protein gives rise to the protein MPLSKKLQEVVDRISHNREKLLQSVSGLSDTQLNHKAEETAWSVSDVLNHVSLTDEANAKLTSNMLKRARASSLPPDPSPEASVIHSMDDIFARMNTAKFQAPEFVAPHSHSPVDESLARLNASRERMLANVEQLDGYNLSELTYPHPFAGDLNTYQWVLMAGAHEFRHAEQIDRMKSQPGFPE
- a CDS encoding carbonic anhydrase, producing the protein MKGKHSHANYKRERAELTKGQHPYAIVLSCSDSRVPPEIVFDESLGKLFVVRVAGNVVDPVTLGSIEYAAEHLHSKLLFVLGHESCGAVKATVDGGKFSPGIEAIIEKIKPAVAIARRKHPDAKDILPFAVDENVAVQTKSVLDQSDIIKELVEKKELRIATGVYRLASGKINLSPARMTN
- a CDS encoding PD-(D/E)XK nuclease family protein; translation: MQEPQRSSLIISRDSATRLSAAAEWLNSYSLDAEILIVSPTREAGDEFVRNAALSSGARFGLQRLTLDRLAASLAAPVLALRGLAPTTSLSLEALTARAIHLLVSDGALSYFAPVAKRPGFPRAVSRTLDELRMNKVDIEAIRRLPRGGPDLAALAESVERELASAKLADRSAMFEAATQAATSALRPYPIGLSLLMLDLSVATTREAALLEALAQTAPRVLAIAARGDTRTIAKLQPAMGCEAEEIREGEPASSLATLKAHLFEDSKPEESELDESVTLSSSPGEARECVEIARRIQAEAGREIPFDRIAVFLRSAGEYRPHLVEALRRAAIPAYFARGTTRPDPAGRALLALLACRAEDFSARRFAEYTSLSQVPDREAARDPEAGWTPPPNELLPRGLEPEPSSDTESEAEPLPVDLENTAEIGGSLRAPWRWERLLVDSSVIGGKERWRKRIEGLEAELRLRRQELIDEGEETRAAGLDRQIRDIEHLREFALPLIDELAALPDRATWAEWLTHLRKLARAALRNPEGVLETLAELEPMSPVGPVDLYEVQIVLAPRLRELSVPPPRRRYGAVFIGSTDAARGMSFDVVFVPGLAEKLFPRKLIEDPILLDEQRRHIDECDLMTQKDRGDAERLALRLAVGAACERVHLSYPRIDVQQARPRVPSFYGLEALRAAEGYLPGFDKLVSRAESSASGRLGWPAPTDPRVAIDEAEYDLALLAPLIGADPETVAGTAHYLLSTNRHLARALRARSRRWLKRWTPSDGLVEPDDLAREALAAHQLSARSFSPTALQNYAACPYRFFLQAVHRLQPREEPAAIEVIDPLTRGSLFHKVQYEVLTMLREAGLLPLNPATRERAIALVDDVLNRVASSFEDKLAPAIPRVWEDGINSIRADLREWLRRASEADDGWVPYKFELSFGLADRGREDEDPASVADPVAVTGDLKLRGSIDLVERHVSGKLRATDHKTGKARARDGVVVGGGQHLQPVLYALACERLLEAPVESGRLYYCTSAGGFTAVEVPLDDFSRGTAGIVIETIGRALAEGFLPAAPARGACDWCDYRAACGPLEYIRTSRKPGDLLFELKRLRELP